One uncultured Draconibacterium sp. genomic window, GAACGAAAGTTTTTTAAATACCCGCCCTTTTTCAGGCTGATAAAAATTGTGGTAAAACACAAAAATATCGATACGGTTAACCGGGCTTCCAATCAGCTGGCAAAACTGCTAAAAGAATACAAACACCTGATTGTTATGGGTCCCGAATTCCCCCTTATCAGCCGAATTCAATTGTGGCATCAAAAAGAAATCTGGATAAAAATCGACAAAAAACTGAATCTCGATCTGGTAAAAAGCGGAATTGTTGAATCGGCAAAAAATGTCAAAAAACAGCCTTCGAATAGTAACTGCGTGATAAACATAGATGTTGACCCATACTAAACCTAAATTTCCAAATCATTTTGCTTCTTATTTTGCTATCCGTCATTTTTATGGCATTGTTTTTTTTGTAGTTTTGTGCCTTTAACACCATTTTGTGGATACTACATTAGTAAATCAAATATTCGAAAAGTTTAGTGAGATGCGCGCCATCGTAATTGGCGATGCTATGGTTGACACCTATCTGTGGGGAAAAGTTGAGCGTTTGTCGCCCGAAGCTCCCGTGCCGATTGTTGCCGTTACTAAACGCGAAAACCGATTGGGAGGAGCAGCAAATGTATCCCGCAATCTTCAGGCTCTGGGTGCCGTTCCGGTTCTTTTTTCTGTTATTGGCGACGATGAAAAAGGAAAAGACTTTATGGAACTGCTGGAACTTAGAGAAATTCGGAACGATGGAATTTATGTTGACAGTGCACGAAGTACAACAGTTAAAAACCGAATAATCAGCAACGGAAAACATGTTGCGCGCGTTGACGAAGAATCAACAGAATACATTTCGGAAGAAATTGAGAAATGGTTGGTAGATGCCATCATCAAAGAAATTAACACCAATCCGGTTGATGTTATTATTTTTGTTGACTACGACAAGGGTGTTGTTACGCCAACACTTTTTAATGCAATTAACAAAATTGCCATTGAAAAAGGCATTCTTACAGCCGTTGATCCGAAAAGGAGAAATTTCAATAACTACAGAGACGTTTCGTTGTTTAAACCCAACTTTAAAGAGTTTGTTGAAGGCACAGGCTTATCAATTGCAAAAGACGATTTAGAAGCCATAAAAAAGGCAGCCGATGAGTTTAAAGTAAAACAAAATTTAAAATTAATTTTTGTGACACTTTCCGAGTTGGGTGTTTTTATTAGCAATGGAGTTAAAGAACAATATTACCCTGTTGTAATTCGTTACATAGCAGATGTTTCGGGTGCAGGCGACACTGTAATTAGTGTGGCAAGTTTGGCAATGGCAGCGGGTCTTCCTCCTAAAATTATGGCATTAATGTCGAATTTGGCCGGAGGTTTGGTTTGCGAAAAACTGGGAGTTGTTCCTATCGACAAGAAACAACTTCGAAAAGAGATGAAATCTCAAAAAATTTAATCCCCTTTTATATTCAATTCCAAGCTTTTAGTTAATTCATAAACATCACGTTAATAAAAAAACGAATGTGGTTTATGGTAAAATGTTAACTTTGAAACCACTCAACAAAAATTAAGACGCATAGATGGGAAAAATAATTTCTTTGGCAAACCAAAAGGGAGGAGTTGGGAAAACCACAACGACCATAAACCTTGCAGCCAGCCTTGCTGTTTTAGAACAAAAGGTATTGGTTATTGATGCTGATCCTCAGGCCAATTCAACTTCGGGTTTGGGATTCGATGTGAAGAATGTACAGGCAAGTATTTACGAGTGTATTGTAAATGAAGTTGAGGCTGAAAATGCAGTTTTACATACCGAAATTGAAAATTTAGATTTAATTCCGTCGCACATTGATTTGGTGGGTGCCGAAATTGAAATGCTTAACATGCCCAACCGGGAAAAGGTGTTGAAAAATGCGCTTGAAGGTTTAAAAAAGGCATACGACTTTATTTTTATCGATTGCTCACCATCCCTGGGGTTAATTACCGTAAATGCCTTAACAGCAGCCGACTCAGTGATCATTCCGGTTCAATGTGAATATTTTGCACTTGAAGGACTGGGTAAACTTTTAAACACCATTAAGATTATCCAAAATCGTTTGAATCCTGAATTGTCAATCGAAGGTTTTTTACTTACCATGTACGATGGTCGTTTGAATCTTTCGAACCAGGTTTACGAAGAAGTAAAACACCACTTCCAGGAGATGGTTTTTGACACCGTAATTCAACGAAACGTAAAACTTAGCGAAGCACCGAGTTACGGAAAACCGGTAGTTTTATACGATGCAAGTTCAAAAGGAGCGATCAACCATATGAACCTGGCACGCGAAATTTTGCAGCGCAACGACATGACTCAAATGTCGAAAGAAGAAAATAATGTTGTTATAAATTAGAAGGTTATGATGGTTAAAAGGAATGCATTGGGAAGAGGACTTGGCGCGCTTATCGACGATGCTGAAAAAATGCAGCAAGGCGCCGGGATTGATGAAATCGAACTCAGTAAAATTGAGGCTAATCCTTTTCAACCCCGTTCTAATTTCAACGATGAAGCACTGGCTGAATTATCTGCATCCATCAAGGAACTCGGACTTATTCAACCCATTACTTTACGTAAGGTTTCTGAAAACAAATACCAGATTATTGCCGGAGAACGCCGTTTCAGGGCATCGCAACTGGCAGGGCTAAACAAAATTCCGGCTTACGTTCGCAAAGCAAAAGACGATGGTATGCTGGAAATGGCGCTTGTTGAAAACATACAGCGCGAAGATTTAGACTCCATCGAAATTGCATTAAGCTACCAGCGATTAATGGACGAGCTGGAATATACGCAAGAAGAACTAAGTAGCCGTGTTGGAAAAAAACGATCTACAATTGCCAACTACCTGCGTTTGTTAAAATTACCGGCAGTGGTTCAGAAAGGACTTATTGAAAAACAAATTTCGATGGGCCACGCAAGGGCAATGATTAACATTGAAGATTCGGAAACTCAGATTATGATTTTCGAACAAATTATAAAACATGGTTTTTCGGTTCGCAAAGTTGAAGAAATTGTACGTGATCTGAACACGCAGGAAGATGAAGCCACTGAAAAAACAGTCAAACCAAAGTATCCAAAAGAGTACAAAGTAGTTAAAACGCAACTCGACCAACTATTTAGTACGACCATTGATTTTGCCATGAACGAAAAAGGGAAAGGTAAAATTACCATCCCGTTCAAATCGAAAAAAGACTTGGAAAGAATTGTTAAAATAATTGAAAATCAAAAATAAAGCTTAACAAACACCCAAAAGCTTTGGGTATTTTCTATTTTTGCGCAAAATTTGTGGTGTGATTACAGGCAAGGTTTTTCCTAAAATAGTACTCTTATTACTGCCCCTTTTTATGGTGATAAACTCGAACGGGCAAAACATTGACATTGATTCTACACGTATTGTTGAAGTTGATGCGCAGGCCACTGTAAAACATTCTCCACGAAAAGCTACAATTTACTCAGCTATTCTTCCCGGACTTGGGCAGGCCTATAATAAAAAGTACTGGAAGATACCATTGGTTTATGCCGGATTTGCTGGCATCGGTTATTTTATCCATTGGAACAACGACAATTATAAAATTATGAAAACGGCCTACAGTGATGTGGTTGATAGTGAACCGGACGGGCCTTTTGGCGAAGATGACCCAACCAATTCTTATATTTATTTGCGGGGATACGAATACTACAACTTATACAATGTTACTGAACGGTCGAACTTTAAAACCAACTTATCGAAACAACAAAATTACTACCGACGAAACCGCGATTTGCTTATAATTAGCTTTGTAGGGTTTTACGGCTTAAATATTATTGATGCAAGTGTTGATGCCCACCTTTTTGATTTTGACATGAGCGAGGACTTAAGTTTTAACTGGCAACCCACCATGCAAACCTTTAACAGCCAAACCATTTACGGGATAAATTGCACTTTTACATTTTAGCATGAAACAAAAAACAGTTCTATTTTCTATATTCCTGATCGCCCTCATTTCGCTTCAGGGCAAGGCACAAATAACAGACTCAACTCTTTTTGAATTTACAGAATCAGATACAATTCAGGCCATTGATTCAGGAATTGAAACGGAGCTGGACATTGATGACGATCTGAACTCATTGTTTTCAGACCAAATGGACAGTCTTGTTGGTTCGTGGGCTATTCAGAATAAATTTAATTTCGACACATCCGAAGTACGTTTGGCAGGTTTCCCAACAGATTTACCCGATTCGGTATACATACAACGTTTATCGGACATTGAAGAGCGTGTTGATTTGAATTACAATAAAGTTGTGCGCAACTACATAAAAATGTACACCGAAAAAAGAAGAGAGCAGGTTGAAGTAATGCTGGGACTTTCGGCCTACTATTTCCCCATTTTTGAAGAAACACTCGACAAGTACGACATGCCGCTTGAAATAAAATACCTTGCTATAATTGAGTCGGCTTTAAATCCGATTGCACGTTCGCGAGTGGGGGCAAATGGATTGTGGCAGTTTATGTATGGTACGGCCAAAAACATGAAACTTGAAATTACTTCATATGTTGACGAACGACGCGACCCGATAAAAGCAACCGATGCAGCAGCCAGGTATTTAAGTATGTTGTACGGAATTTATGGCGACTGGCATTTGGCAATTGCGGCATACAACTGCGGCCCGGGAAATGTAAATCGTGCCATTCGCCGTTCGGGAGGAAAAACCAATTATTGGGAAATATACTACCGCCTGCCGCGCGAAACCCGCGGATATGTGCCGGCTTTTATCGCCGCCATGTATACTTTCGAATACCACCAGGAACACAATCTTGTTCCGCGTTATCCTGAAATTTCGTTGGCTGTTGATACAATAATGATTGACGACTATTTGCATTTCAACCAAATTACAGCCAAAATTGATATTGAAAAGGAGCAATTGAGGGCATTAAATCCGATGTACCGCCACGATGTAATTCCGGCAAAAAAGAGTAAAACGTACCCCTTGGTTTTGCCACAGGAAAACATAATGGCATTTATTGATGCCGACACAGCAATTTTTGCATTCGAACGCAACAAGTATTTTCCGAACAATACCCTGGTTGACCCAACAACAAGCAACAGTTCGTATTTTACACCGGTTGACATAAAAGGAAAAGCCAAGGTAATTTACACAGTAAAATCGGGCGATAATGTAGGATTTATCTCTTCGTGGTTTCATGTACGTTCTTCCGATTTGCGCTATTGGAACAATATTCATCGCGACATTATTCGCATTGGGCAAAAGCTGGCCATTTATGTTCCTGAAAAAGACAAGGCCAAATACGAGAAAGTAAATTCCATGAGCTTTGAACAGAAACAAGCGTCAATAGGGAAAACTGTAAGCCCGGTTAAAAAGGAAGAAACAAAACCATTGGATCCAGACTATGTTTACCACACGGTTCGAAAAGGGGATACCATTTGGGACATTGCTCAAAAATATGCGGGCATTACATCTGACGAGATTATTCGTTTAAATGAATTGAAGAACGACCGTGGTTTGTATATCGGGCAAAAACTAAAAATAAAAAGAAAGGGATAATTTTCTTTCAAAGGCGCTTCG contains:
- a CDS encoding AAA family ATPase; translation: MGKIISLANQKGGVGKTTTTINLAASLAVLEQKVLVIDADPQANSTSGLGFDVKNVQASIYECIVNEVEAENAVLHTEIENLDLIPSHIDLVGAEIEMLNMPNREKVLKNALEGLKKAYDFIFIDCSPSLGLITVNALTAADSVIIPVQCEYFALEGLGKLLNTIKIIQNRLNPELSIEGFLLTMYDGRLNLSNQVYEEVKHHFQEMVFDTVIQRNVKLSEAPSYGKPVVLYDASSKGAINHMNLAREILQRNDMTQMSKEENNVVIN
- a CDS encoding DUF5683 domain-containing protein yields the protein MVINSNGQNIDIDSTRIVEVDAQATVKHSPRKATIYSAILPGLGQAYNKKYWKIPLVYAGFAGIGYFIHWNNDNYKIMKTAYSDVVDSEPDGPFGEDDPTNSYIYLRGYEYYNLYNVTERSNFKTNLSKQQNYYRRNRDLLIISFVGFYGLNIIDASVDAHLFDFDMSEDLSFNWQPTMQTFNSQTIYGINCTFTF
- a CDS encoding transglycosylase SLT domain-containing protein produces the protein MKQKTVLFSIFLIALISLQGKAQITDSTLFEFTESDTIQAIDSGIETELDIDDDLNSLFSDQMDSLVGSWAIQNKFNFDTSEVRLAGFPTDLPDSVYIQRLSDIEERVDLNYNKVVRNYIKMYTEKRREQVEVMLGLSAYYFPIFEETLDKYDMPLEIKYLAIIESALNPIARSRVGANGLWQFMYGTAKNMKLEITSYVDERRDPIKATDAAARYLSMLYGIYGDWHLAIAAYNCGPGNVNRAIRRSGGKTNYWEIYYRLPRETRGYVPAFIAAMYTFEYHQEHNLVPRYPEISLAVDTIMIDDYLHFNQITAKIDIEKEQLRALNPMYRHDVIPAKKSKTYPLVLPQENIMAFIDADTAIFAFERNKYFPNNTLVDPTTSNSSYFTPVDIKGKAKVIYTVKSGDNVGFISSWFHVRSSDLRYWNNIHRDIIRIGQKLAIYVPEKDKAKYEKVNSMSFEQKQASIGKTVSPVKKEETKPLDPDYVYHTVRKGDTIWDIAQKYAGITSDEIIRLNELKNDRGLYIGQKLKIKRKG
- a CDS encoding ParB/RepB/Spo0J family partition protein, which gives rise to MMVKRNALGRGLGALIDDAEKMQQGAGIDEIELSKIEANPFQPRSNFNDEALAELSASIKELGLIQPITLRKVSENKYQIIAGERRFRASQLAGLNKIPAYVRKAKDDGMLEMALVENIQREDLDSIEIALSYQRLMDELEYTQEELSSRVGKKRSTIANYLRLLKLPAVVQKGLIEKQISMGHARAMINIEDSETQIMIFEQIIKHGFSVRKVEEIVRDLNTQEDEATEKTVKPKYPKEYKVVKTQLDQLFSTTIDFAMNEKGKGKITIPFKSKKDLERIVKIIENQK
- a CDS encoding bifunctional ADP-heptose synthase is translated as MDTTLVNQIFEKFSEMRAIVIGDAMVDTYLWGKVERLSPEAPVPIVAVTKRENRLGGAANVSRNLQALGAVPVLFSVIGDDEKGKDFMELLELREIRNDGIYVDSARSTTVKNRIISNGKHVARVDEESTEYISEEIEKWLVDAIIKEINTNPVDVIIFVDYDKGVVTPTLFNAINKIAIEKGILTAVDPKRRNFNNYRDVSLFKPNFKEFVEGTGLSIAKDDLEAIKKAADEFKVKQNLKLIFVTLSELGVFISNGVKEQYYPVVIRYIADVSGAGDTVISVASLAMAAGLPPKIMALMSNLAGGLVCEKLGVVPIDKKQLRKEMKSQKI